The following are encoded together in the Brassica napus cultivar Da-Ae chromosome A9, Da-Ae, whole genome shotgun sequence genome:
- the LOC106444012 gene encoding LOW QUALITY PROTEIN: co-chaperone protein p23-1 (The sequence of the model RefSeq protein was modified relative to this genomic sequence to represent the inferred CDS: substituted 1 base at 1 genomic stop codon) — protein sequence MIIHKLTVVADSKETKVNLDPEGVFDFSAKAGPENHVYELKLELHSKVNVEESKINIGVRNIFCIIEKAEPERWDKLIRGGKAPHYVKVDWDKXVDEDDEGNDGAADMDMGGMSGMDFSNFGGMGGMEGLGGMGGLGVMAGLEGLGGMGGMEEFEDSDDEEFAKPGDKKDEAVKEEAKPVGVLKEDK from the exons ATGATTATCCATAAG CTCACTGTAGTAGCTGATTCCAAGGAGACTAAAGTTAATCTAGACCCTGAAGGTGTCTTTGATTTCTCTGCGAAAGCTGGTCCTGAGAACCACGTTTACGAACTTAAACTCGAGCTTCACAGTAAAGTCAATGTAGAG GAAAGCAAGATTAACATTGGAGTAAGAAACATCTTCTGCATAATAGAGAAAGCAGAGCCTGAGAGGTGGGATAAGCTGATTCGTGGAGGAAAAGCGCCGCACTATGTGAAGGTTGATTGGGATAAGTAGGTAGATGAGGATGACGAAGGCAACGATG gtGCAGCAGATATGGATATGGGAGGAATGAGTGGCATGGACTTCTCG AACTTTGGTGGAATGGGTGGTATGGAAGGACTTGGTGGCATGGGTGGACTTGGTGTTATGGCTGGACTTGAAGGACTTGGTGGCATGGGTGGCATGGAAGAGTTTGAAGACAGTGATGATGAAG AATTTGCAAAACCAGGAGACAAGAAAGATGAAGCCGTTAAGGAAGAAGCGAAACCAGTAGGTGTTCTTAAGGAAGACAAGTGA
- the LOC106436149 gene encoding probable glutathione peroxidase 4 translates to MGASVSVPERSVHEFTVKDSSGKDVNLSIYQGKVLLLVNVASKCGFTESNYTQLTELYRKYKDQGFEILAFPCNQFLYQEPGTSQDAHDFACTRFQAEYPVFQKVRVNGQNAAPLYKFLKASKPTFLGSRIKWNFTKFLVSKDGIVIDRYGTMVTPLSIEKDIKKALEKA, encoded by the exons ATGGGTGCTTCTGTTTCGGTTCCCGAGAGATCCGTCCATGAATTCACCGTCAAG GATAGCTCCGGCAAGGACGTCAATTTGAGCATATACCAAGGGAAAGTCCTTCTCCTTGTCAATGTCGCTTCCAAATG CGGGTTCACCGAATCCAATTATACCCAGCTCACCGAACTTTACCGGAAATACAAGGACCAAG GGTTTGAGATCTTGGCATTCCCTTGTAACCAGTTTCTTTACCAGGAGCCCGGCACGAGTCAAGACGCTCATGATTTTGCTTGTACACGGTTTCAGGCCGAATACCCTGTTTTCCAAAAG GTACGGGTAAACGGCCAAAACGCGGCACCACTCTACAAGTTCCTTAAGGCAAGTAAACCCACTTTTTTGGGGTCAAGAATTAAGTGGAACTTCACCAAATTCTTGGTCAGCAAAGATGGCATAGTGATTGATCGTTATGGCACGATGGTTACACCTCTGTCCATCGAG AAAGACATCAAGAAAGCTCTGGAAAAGGCTTGA
- the LOC125577955 gene encoding uncharacterized protein LOC125577955, which translates to MVNPESIYYCDVCDFDLDLHCVKYPPPDVIDNFEMHPHKLTLVKKQTFFECSSKCGKTSGHTFGFTIGNTSGLSYGLSYKCDECCLSFFHVECVWHPAAIDHQPEVNHPYHSLHPLKLFKGPPPDYSDGKCRLCGRNVDKELFYHCSSCNFTLDWRCVVNPPPQSLMDLKAHDHQLTLLPRLDSFTCNACGLKGERSPYICVPCGFMIHQECLKLPRVININRHDHRVSRTSVLGDAAMNSVCGVCRKKVDWKYGGFSCKRCPSYVVHSKCATREDVWNRKELEGIPEEEGEEDIEPYVVIDDNTIQHFSHKDHHLRLHGNNILYEDNKRCSACTHPIGLHSFYRCMDCDFSLHQNCAKCPKKKRHVLHYERLTLVTNKDLKVFRCDACYRRSNGFMYKHGGKELDVLCGSISEPFVHPSHPHHPLYYIPTEEVEICNGCKNSKEDYVLRCIEDDCRFTLCFKCATQPKVVKHIAYDHPLSLCYGEEEEASGKYWCDICEKETDSKEWFYTCKDQRASLHRECVLGDSTGLMPRTVANFFGELYEVVLNNSVTRPFCIRCKSRCMYPINLKLLGTSDTYLCSIWCLLSFLRLMLEWVERNEQS; encoded by the exons ATGG TCAATCCAGAATCTATCTATTATTGCGACGTGTGTGACTTCGACCTGGATCTACACTGTGTCAAGTACCCACCACCAGATGTTATTGACAATTTTGAGATGCATCCCCACAAGCTCACACTTGTCAAGAAACAGACCTTTTTCGAATGTTCTTCTAAATGCGGGAAGACTTCTGGACATACTTTTGGATTTACTATAGGAAATACTTCTGGACTTTCTTATGGACTTTCGTACAAATGTGATGAATGTTGTCTATCCTTCTTCCATGTGGAATGTGTATGGCACCCAGCAGCAATAGATCATCAACCAGAGGTAAACCACCCTTATCACTCCTTGCATCCTCTTAAGCTCTTCAAGGGTCCACCACCTGACTATTCTGATGGTAAATGTCgtctttgcggaagaaacgttGATAAAGAATTGTTTTATCATTGTTCTTCTTGTAACTTCACCTTGGATTGGCGTTGTGTTGTGAATCCGCCTCCACAATCTCTCATGGATTTGAAAGCTCATGATCACCAACTCACCCTCCTTCCAAGACTCGATTCTTTTACTTGTAATGCTTGCGGATTGAAAGGAGAGCGTAGCCCCTACATATGTGTTCCATGTGGTTTCATGATCCATCAAGAATGTCTTAAACTTCCACGCGTCATTAACATCAACCGGCATGATCACCGTGTTTCTCGTACTTCCGTTCTTGGTGATGCTGCTATGAATTCTGTCTGCGGAGTTTGTCGCAAGAAGGTGGACTGGAAATATGGTGGGTTTTCTTGTAAGAGGTGTCCTAGCTATGTCGTTCATTCTAAATGTGCTACCAGAGAGGATGTATGGAACCGGAAAGAACTCGAAGGAAtacctgaagaagaaggagaagaagacattGAACCATATGTGGTGATCGATGACAACACAATTCAACATTTCAGCCACAAAGATCATCACCTGAGACTCCACGGGAACAATATTTTGTATGAGGATAACAAACGATGCAGCGCATGCACCCATCCCATCGGTCTCCATTCCTTTTATCGCTGTATGGATTGTGATTTTTCTCTCCATCAGAACTGTGCTAAATGTCCTAAAAAGAAAAGGCATGTGTTACACTATGAACGGCTCACTTTAGTCACAAACAAGGACCTAAAAGTCTTCAGATGTGATGCTTGCTATCGAAGGTCCAATGGTTTCATGTACAAGCATGGGGGTAAGGAGTTAGATGTCTTGTGCGGTTCAATTTCTGAGCCATTTGTCCATCCAAGTCATCCCCATCATCCCTTATATTATATTCCAACAGAAGAAGTAGAAATATGCAATGGTTGCAAAAACAGCAAGGAAGATTATGTGCTCAGGTGCATTGAAGATGATTGTAGATTCACATTGTGCTTCAAATGCGCCACTCAACCAAAAGTGGTAAAGCACATAGCATATGATCATCCTCTCTCACTGTGCTATGGCGAAGAAGAGGAGGCAAGTGGTAAATATTGGTGTGACATCTGCGAGAAAGAAACCGATTCAAAGGAATGGTTCTACACTTGTAAAGATCAGCGGGCTAGTTTGCATAGAGAATGTGTGCTCGGAGACTCGACAGGGCTCATGCCAAGAACCGTAGCAAATTTTTTTGGCGAATTGTATGAGGTGGTGCTGAATAATAGTGTAACTCGCCCATTTTGCATTCGATGCAAGTCTCGTTGCATGTACCCTATCAACCTCAAGTTGCTTGGAACCTCAGACACATACTTGTGCTCTATTTGGTGCTTGCTTTCTTTTTTACGTTTGATGTTGGAATGGGTAGAGCGAAATGAACAATCATAA
- the LOC106436157 gene encoding non-specific lipid transfer protein GPI-anchored 15, giving the protein MGYTSIYAITFVALVGALLGVSKAQPSGSCVSTLTTLSPCLGYITGNSTTPSQTCCSQLDSVIKSSPQCICSAVNSPIPNIGLNINRTQALQLPKACNIQAPPLSQCNVATGPTTPLGALSPVESPADKNPGVALTPTSSPGARSGVVVGARGGSKTIPSTGAGSSSGSVDRVPPRLFMYAIFVVWTYSLLYQF; this is encoded by the exons ATGGGGTATACAAGTATCTACGCGATCACATTTGTAGCCCTCGTGGGGGCTCTACTGGGCGTATCAAAAGCACAGCCGAGCGGGTCATGCGTGAGCACACTAACCACCCTTTCTCCGTGCCTAGGCTATATCACCGGAAACTCAACCACTCCCTCACAGACTTGCTGCTCTCAGCTCGACTCTGTCATCAAATCTTCGCCGCAGTGCATCTGCTCTGCCGTCAACAGTCCGATCCCTAACATCGGCCTTAACATTAATCGCACACAGGCCTTGCAGCTCCCAAAGGCCTGCAACATTCAGGCGCCTCCTCTCTCACAATGCAATG TGGCCACTGGGCCGACAACACCTCTTGGCGCACTTTCACCGGTGGAGTCACCGGCGGACAAGAACCCTGGCGTGGCACTAACCCCAACCTCATCACCAGGTGCTCGTTCAG GAGTCGTAGTCGGAGCCAGAGGTGGTTCCAAGACTATTCCTTCCACTGGAGCTGGCTCATCCTCTGGGAGCGTCGACCGTGTGCCACCACGTTTGTTCATGTATGCTATATTTGTAGTTTGGACCTACTCTCTTCTTTATCAGTTCTGA
- the LOC106436138 gene encoding heavy metal-associated isoprenylated plant protein 42: MANTTQPARSCVLRVGIKCCKGCQTNAKRKLLSVSGVSAVEYNAEQGLLRVSGDPNPAKLLRKLAKWDKNAELVSLPGEVSAPAPRTPQLYQTKRMGKRTTKCFLLRCFGTKEKVEPYGVAGDENGSATPFINTVAPPMVYPPPQPTPGFATPIPYPPPCFGANQPPYTYTSGGMYQSPPPTFQLRKTQFPQMVNYPHH, translated from the exons ATGGCAAACACAACTCAACCTGCCAGA AGTTGCGTTCTGAGAGTTGGAATCAAGTGCTGCAAAGGTTGCCAGACAAATGCAAAGAGAAAGTTACTCAGTGTTTCTG GGGTGAGTGCAGTTGAGTATAACGCAGAACAAGGGCTCCTAAGAGTCTCAGGTGACCCCAACCCAGCTAAGCTGCTTCGCAAGCTTGCCAAATGGGACAAAAACGCAGAGCTTGTCTCTCTTCCTGGTGAAGTCTCTGCCCCCGCTCCTAGAACCCCTCAACTTTACCAGACCAAGAGGATGGGGAAGAGGACAACAAAGTGTTTTCTTCTGAGGTGTTTCGGGACTAAGGAAAAGGTTGAGCCTTATGGAGTAGCAGGGGATGAAAACGGCAGCGCAACGCCCTTCATCAACACTGTTGCGCCTCCAATGGTGTATCCTCCTCCTCAACCAACGCCTGGCTTCGCGACACCCATACCATACCCTCCTCCCTGTTTTGGGGCAAACCAACCACCATACACATACACTTCTGGTGGTATGTACCAGTCACCTCCACCAACTTTCCAGTTAAGAAAGACGCAGTTTCCACAGATGGTCAACTACCCGCACCACTGA
- the LOC106436139 gene encoding non-specific lipid transfer protein GPI-anchored 16-like has product MEGITLIIVIMSSLILGGKGQQIISTPCTSSMISTFTPCLNFITGSSGGSVTPTAGCCDSLKSLTSTGMNCACLILTANVPLPTGFINRTLSLALPRACKMTGVPVQCQAAGTPLPAPGPVPFLLAPPPPMSAFSPGSSKAAATAPGLAPDAPLDGPMGPTATPGIRPVVQPLQPTSLAQYSTSPFLPLLFFLFTLLTLLNL; this is encoded by the exons ATGGAAGGCATAACATTGATAATAGTGATAATGTCAAGCTTAATATTGGGAGGGAAAGGTCAGCAGATAATTAGCACGCCATGCACCTCCTCCATGATCTCTACCTTCACTCCATGTCTCAACTTCATAACCGGGAGCAGCGGCGGCTCCGTCACTCCCACCGCCGGCTGCTGCGACTCCTTAAAGTCGTTGACCAGCACCGGCATGAACTGTGCTTGCCTCATTCTCACTGCTAATGTCCCGCTGCCTACTGGCTTCATCAATCGGACTCTCTCGCTTGCTCTCCCTCGTGCCTGCAAAATGACCGGTGTACCTGTTCAGTGTCAAG CGGCGGGAACACCTCTGCCAGCGCCag GTCCAGTGCCATTTTTGCTGGCCCCACCACCGCCTATGTCTGCTTTTAGCCCCGGAT CATCTAAGGCGGCGGCGACAGCTCCTGGGCTGGCACCGGATGCTCCCTTGGATGGACCGATGGGCCCCACAGCCACACCAGGAATTCGACCGGTGGTTCAGCCCTTGCAACCCACTAGCCTCGCTCAATATTCTACCTCTCCTTTTCTTCCCttgcttttctttctcttcactCTTCTCACCTTGTTGAATTTGTGA